GAGGTGTTTGTCTTCACCCCCGGTGGGGACGTGGTGGGCCTCCGCAATGGTTCAACCCCGGTGGACTTCGCCTATCGGATCCACTCGGAGGTGGGCAACCACTGCCAGGGCGCCCGCATCAACGACCGCCTGTGCCCCTTGGCAACGCCGCTGCAAAACGGCGACTTCGTTCAGATCCTGACCTCGAAGACGGCGCACCCCAGCCTGGACTGGCTCAACTTTGTGGCTACGCCGACGGCGCGTAACCGCATCCGCCAGTGGTACAAGAAGAGCCATCGGGAGGAGAACATCCAGCGCGGCACCGACATGCTCGAGCGCGAGCTGGGCCGTGACGGTTTCGATGCTCTTCTCAATGGTGAGGCGATGGCAAAGGTGGCTCGCCGTTGCAACCTCGTTGGCACCGAAGACCTGCTGGCGGCGATCGGCTTTGGCGGCGTTACCCTCCACCAGGTCCTGAACCGCCTGCGGGAAGAGCTGCGTCTGGCCACCGAGTCCGAGGCTCCGGCCATCAGCGATGAGGAGCTGGCCCGCAACCTCTCCCAGCAGAGTGAGCAAGCCTCAGGGCCTTCGACTCCACTCACGGGTCACGGTGATGCCAGCCCGATCCTGGGTCTGGAGGGCCTCGAATACCGGCTGGGCGGATGCTGCAGTGCCCTGCCCGGCGAAGCGATTGTCGGCACGGTTGCCCTTGGCAACCACGGCATCACGATTCACCGGCAGGACTGCTCCAACCTCGGTTCCGTGCCGGCCGAGCGCCGCTTGCCGGTGCAGTGGAATCCCCAGCTCAGCGCCTCCCAGCGCCGCCGTTATCCCGTTCAGCTGCGGATCGAGGTGCTGGATCGGGTGGGAGTCCTCAAGGACATCCTCACCCGCCTCTCCGATCACCGCATCAACGTCAGCGATGCCCGGGTGCGCACCAACCCCGGTCGCCCTGCGCGCATTGATCTGAAGGTCGAGCTGGAGAGCGCCGATCAGTTGCGCAACACCATGGATCAGATCCGCTCGATGGCGGATGTGCTGGACATTGCGCGGGCGGGTATCGGCTAGCTCCTGCTGCGTTTGGGTCTACACACCAACGCCCCGGCTGGTCAGCTGGGCTACAGCTTCTGCTGGCCAGGTTCTGTAGCAAGAACGGACTAGACCAATTCGTTGCCATGACCTCTGAACAGGCTGCGCAGCTCATTGATGACGCTCTGGACCTGGTGCAGGAGCGCCTGGAGAGCCTCGATCAAGGCCAACCCCTGGCCCATCAGGCCCTGATGGAGGAGTTCCGCGAGTGGCGCCATCCCCCCGGCGGCCACATCGACTTGATGGTTTGCCCAGGTTTCAGCACGAGCTGAGGCAGCGAAACGAGACACTGGAGGCATGTCCTCCGACACGATCGCTGCTGTCGCCACCGCCGTCGCCGCCGGTGAGGGCAGCGTGTCGATCGTGCGCATCTCCGGGCCCGAGGCCGAAGCCATTGGAGCGCGTTTGTTTGAGGCGCCCGGCCAGCAGGTCTGGGAGAGCCACCGCGTGCTCTACGGCCATGTGCGCGATCCCGGCAGCGGCGAGCGGGTGGATGAAGCGCTGCTGCTCTTGATGCGCGCGCCCCGCAGCTTCACCCGCGAGACCGTCGTTGAGCTGCACTGCCACGGCGGGCTGATCTCGGTGCAGTGGGTGCTGGAGTTGGTGCTGGCCGCCGGTGCCCGGCGCGCCTTGCCCGGTGAATTCAGCCAACGGGCTTTTCTCAACGGCCGGCTGGACCTCACCCGCGCCGAGGCCATCAGTGAGTTGGTGACGGCCCGCAGCCGACGAGCCGCCCAGCTGGCGATGGCGGGTCTCGATGGTGGTCTCGAGCGGCAAATCAGCGCCCTGCGCCTGCGCCTGCTCGATCAGCTGGCGGAGCTCGAGGCGCGGGTGGATTTCGAAGACGACCTGCCGCCCTTGGATGGCGAGGCGGTGGCCGCTGAATTGCAGGCAGTGCGCACCGCGCTGTTGGAGCTGGTGGCTGACGGTGAGCGCGGTCAGCTCCTGCGGGAGGGCCTCAAGGTGGCGATCGTGGGTCGCCCCAATGTCGGCAAGAGCAGCCTGCTCAACCTGCTCAGTCGCAGCGAACGCGCCATCGTCACCGACCTGCCTGGCACCACCCGCGATCTGGTGGAGAGCGAGTTGGTGCTCAAGGGTGTCCCCCTGACCCTGCTGGATACCGCCGGGATCCGCGATACCGAGGACCGCGTCGAGCAGATCGGCATCGAACGCAGTCGCGGCGCCCTGCAGGCCGCGGACGTGGTGCTGCTCTTGTTTGACCTGGTCCAGGGTTGGTTGGCCGAGGACCAGGCCTTGCTGGAGTCCCTCCCGCCAGGCATCCCC
This DNA window, taken from Synechococcus sp. LTW-R, encodes the following:
- the mnmE gene encoding tRNA uridine-5-carboxymethylaminomethyl(34) synthesis GTPase MnmE, which codes for MSSDTIAAVATAVAAGEGSVSIVRISGPEAEAIGARLFEAPGQQVWESHRVLYGHVRDPGSGERVDEALLLLMRAPRSFTRETVVELHCHGGLISVQWVLELVLAAGARRALPGEFSQRAFLNGRLDLTRAEAISELVTARSRRAAQLAMAGLDGGLERQISALRLRLLDQLAELEARVDFEDDLPPLDGEAVAAELQAVRTALLELVADGERGQLLREGLKVAIVGRPNVGKSSLLNLLSRSERAIVTDLPGTTRDLVESELVLKGVPLTLLDTAGIRDTEDRVEQIGIERSRGALQAADVVLLLFDLVQGWLAEDQALLESLPPGIPHLVVANKADQAAAQAPAHADVCISALTGAGHGELVDRLLQRCGHGGEQGLQVALNQRQLDLAVSAAASLQRTLEAGGQQLPWDFWTIDLRAAVRSLGEITGAEVTEAVLDRIFSRFCIGK